The Chitinophaga flava genome has a segment encoding these proteins:
- a CDS encoding prephenate dehydratase, protein MKIAIQGFEGAFHQIAAQSFYGKNTSIEACATFSELVRKVKQDPGVDAGIMAIENSIAGSILPNYSLLKNSGLHVTGEVYLQINQHLMVLPGQTMEDIREVHSHPMALLQCIDFLEKHPHIKLVETEDTALSAKHIRQKKLKSVAAIAGKLAAEIYELDIIEPNIQTNKNNYTRFLALSRTAVPTAPDANKASVYFHTSHERGCLAKVLTKIADAGINLSKLQSFPIPAKEWNYYFHADMEFDSPAHFEKALEKIAPLTENLKVLGIYKKGKTH, encoded by the coding sequence ATGAAAATTGCCATACAAGGGTTTGAAGGTGCTTTTCACCAGATCGCAGCACAGAGCTTCTACGGAAAGAATACCAGCATTGAAGCTTGTGCTACTTTTAGCGAGCTGGTACGTAAGGTTAAACAGGACCCGGGCGTGGATGCCGGTATCATGGCCATCGAAAACTCTATCGCAGGCAGCATTTTACCCAATTACAGCCTCCTCAAAAACTCAGGCCTGCACGTAACCGGTGAAGTGTACCTGCAGATCAACCAGCACCTGATGGTGCTGCCTGGTCAGACTATGGAAGATATCCGTGAGGTACATTCCCATCCCATGGCTCTTTTACAGTGTATCGACTTTCTGGAAAAACACCCGCATATCAAACTGGTGGAAACCGAAGATACCGCCCTCAGCGCCAAACACATCCGTCAGAAAAAACTGAAAAGTGTAGCTGCCATCGCTGGCAAACTGGCTGCTGAAATCTACGAACTGGATATCATCGAGCCCAACATCCAGACCAACAAAAACAATTATACCCGTTTCCTGGCGCTGTCCCGTACTGCTGTACCCACCGCGCCGGATGCCAATAAAGCCTCTGTTTATTTTCATACCAGCCATGAGCGCGGCTGCCTGGCAAAAGTGCTGACCAAAATAGCCGACGCCGGTATTAACTTATCCAAGCTGCAATCCTTTCCCATCCCGGCAAAAGAATGGAACTATTACTTCCATGCCGATATGGAATTTGATTCTCCGGCACACTTCGAAAAAGCGCTCGAAAAAATAGCGCCACTCACAGAAAATCTGAAAGTGCTGGGCATCTACAAAAAAGGAAAAACACATTAA
- a CDS encoding pyridoxal phosphate-dependent aminotransferase — MQIQVAKRLQGTEEYYFSKKLREIDEMNQNGTRVINLGIGSPDLPPHPSVVAALHEQAALPNTHAYQGYKGIPALRKAMADWYQHYYQVTLNPDTEVLPLIGSKEGIMHICMTYLQAGDEALIPNPGYPTYRSAVNLSGATVVDYDLVEANGWLPDLDALAQKDLSRVKLMWVNYPHMPTGAKVNKAFAAKLIAFAKQHNILICHDNPYSFILNEQPESLLQFEGARDVVLELNSLSKSSNMAGWRVGMLVGKAEWIAEVLRFKSNMDSGMFQPLQMAAVKALQLGKDWYDGLNNIYRARREKVFQLLDLLQCIYDKNQVGMFVWAKIPDTYDNGYTLSDEVLHKARVFITPGGIFGSNGNGYIRVSLCQDEKVFQEAIDRIKTAIK; from the coding sequence ATGCAGATACAGGTTGCTAAAAGATTACAGGGAACAGAAGAATACTACTTCTCCAAAAAACTGCGGGAAATAGATGAGATGAACCAGAACGGTACCAGGGTCATTAATCTCGGTATCGGAAGTCCGGACCTGCCTCCACACCCTTCTGTGGTGGCGGCTCTCCACGAACAGGCTGCTTTGCCCAATACCCACGCATATCAGGGCTACAAAGGCATCCCCGCCTTACGCAAAGCCATGGCCGACTGGTATCAGCACTATTATCAGGTGACATTAAATCCCGATACGGAAGTGCTCCCGCTCATCGGCTCCAAAGAAGGTATCATGCACATCTGCATGACCTATCTCCAGGCCGGCGATGAAGCACTGATCCCCAACCCGGGATACCCCACCTACCGCTCTGCTGTCAACCTCAGCGGCGCTACCGTGGTGGATTACGACCTGGTAGAAGCCAACGGCTGGCTCCCTGATCTGGACGCCCTGGCGCAAAAAGACCTCAGCCGCGTAAAACTGATGTGGGTCAACTACCCGCATATGCCCACCGGCGCCAAGGTCAACAAGGCTTTCGCAGCAAAACTGATTGCCTTCGCCAAACAGCATAATATCCTGATCTGCCACGATAACCCGTACAGCTTCATCCTCAACGAACAGCCTGAAAGCCTGTTGCAGTTTGAAGGTGCACGCGATGTGGTACTGGAACTCAACTCACTCAGCAAATCCTCCAATATGGCCGGCTGGCGAGTAGGAATGCTGGTAGGCAAAGCCGAATGGATCGCTGAAGTGCTCCGCTTTAAAAGCAATATGGACTCCGGTATGTTCCAACCTTTACAGATGGCTGCTGTTAAAGCACTGCAACTGGGTAAGGACTGGTACGATGGTCTTAATAATATCTACCGCGCACGCCGCGAAAAAGTATTCCAGCTGCTGGACCTGCTGCAATGCATCTACGATAAAAACCAGGTGGGCATGTTTGTGTGGGCCAAAATACCGGATACTTACGATAACGGCTACACGCTCAGTGATGAAGTGTTGCACAAAGCCCGGGTATTTATCACACCAGGCGGCATTTTCGGAAGTAACGGCAACGGCTATATCAGAGTAAGTCTCTGTCAGGATGAAAAAGTTTTCCAGGAAGCCATTGACCGTATTAAAACAGCAATAAAATGA
- a CDS encoding prephenate dehydrogenase, which yields MIVTIIGTGLIGGSLAITLREKGVAERIIGVDQHESHLQRAKELNIIDEGMTLDDAMQCSDLIILAIPVDGVLQVLPTLMDKVRPNQVIMDVGSTKQKILQLVAGHPNRGRFVAAHPMAGTEYSGPDAAVRNLFVNKTMVLCDVKNSDEDALEMVEDMVDKLQMRTVYMNGEEHDLHTAYVSHISHITSFALALTVLKKEKESGRIFELASGGFESTVRLAKSSPDMWVPIFKHNRGNVLDVLDEHIHQLQQMKALLEAEDYDTFYKLIQKSNKIRKILK from the coding sequence ATGATTGTAACAATAATAGGAACAGGTTTAATAGGCGGCTCGCTGGCCATCACCCTTCGGGAAAAAGGAGTGGCAGAGCGGATCATCGGGGTAGATCAGCACGAATCACATCTGCAAAGGGCTAAAGAGCTGAACATCATCGATGAAGGTATGACGCTCGACGATGCCATGCAATGCTCTGACCTGATCATACTGGCTATCCCTGTAGATGGTGTGTTGCAGGTGCTGCCCACCCTCATGGACAAGGTACGGCCCAACCAGGTGATTATGGACGTAGGTTCCACCAAACAAAAAATACTGCAACTCGTTGCCGGTCATCCTAATCGTGGCCGTTTTGTAGCAGCCCACCCGATGGCCGGCACCGAGTATTCCGGCCCCGATGCTGCTGTACGCAACCTGTTCGTAAATAAAACTATGGTGCTCTGTGATGTTAAAAACAGTGATGAAGATGCCCTCGAAATGGTAGAGGATATGGTCGACAAACTGCAGATGCGCACGGTATATATGAATGGAGAAGAACATGATCTGCATACTGCTTACGTGTCGCATATCTCCCACATCACCTCTTTTGCACTGGCACTCACCGTGCTCAAGAAAGAAAAAGAGTCAGGCCGCATTTTTGAACTGGCCAGCGGTGGTTTCGAATCCACTGTACGTCTCGCTAAAAGTTCACCGGACATGTGGGTGCCCATCTTCAAACACAACCGTGGCAATGTGCTCGACGTATTAGACGAACATATTCATCAGCTGCAGCAGATGAAAGCATTGCTGGAAGCAGAAGACTACGACACCTTTTACAAACTGATTCAGAAATCCAATAAAATCAGGAAAATCCTGAAATAA
- a CDS encoding chorismate mutase has protein sequence MVQTMEEILSKTKFSDPSSDKKPLIISGPCSAETEEQVLATALELQKTGKVDVLRAGIWKPRTRPGSFEGIGTKGLAWLQKARELTGLPLAVEVATAKQVEDALHFGVDILWVGARTTVNPFSVQEVADALKGVDTTVLIKNPINPDLELWIGAVERIQKAGVNKVGLIHRGFSSYGNTQYRNAPMWHLAIELKRRMPELPMICDPSHISGRRDILQEVSQEAIDLDYDGLMLETHVDPDNAWSDAKQQVTPSKLAELLDGIVWRREHTDKKDFNTALEKLRAQINQVDDEIMLLLGNRMKIAEKIGMYKKENNITILQTNRWNEILDRNIAKGEKLGLTKEFILKYFDAVHLESINRQNRVMNEEK, from the coding sequence ATGGTACAGACAATGGAAGAAATATTATCCAAAACCAAATTCTCAGATCCTTCATCTGACAAAAAGCCGCTGATCATCTCCGGTCCCTGCAGCGCTGAAACAGAAGAGCAGGTACTGGCTACCGCGCTGGAATTGCAAAAAACCGGTAAAGTAGACGTACTGCGCGCCGGCATCTGGAAACCCCGCACCCGTCCGGGCTCTTTCGAAGGTATCGGTACCAAAGGCCTCGCATGGCTGCAGAAAGCCCGCGAACTCACTGGTCTGCCGCTGGCCGTAGAAGTAGCTACCGCTAAACAGGTGGAAGATGCACTGCACTTTGGTGTGGATATCCTGTGGGTAGGAGCCCGAACCACAGTAAACCCCTTCTCTGTACAGGAAGTTGCTGATGCGCTCAAAGGGGTGGACACTACCGTGCTGATCAAAAACCCGATCAACCCTGATCTGGAACTGTGGATCGGTGCTGTGGAAAGAATCCAGAAAGCCGGTGTTAACAAAGTTGGTCTTATCCACCGCGGTTTCTCCAGCTATGGCAATACCCAATACCGTAATGCTCCCATGTGGCACCTCGCTATCGAACTAAAACGTCGTATGCCGGAACTGCCGATGATCTGCGACCCCAGCCACATCTCCGGCCGCCGCGATATCCTGCAGGAAGTATCTCAGGAAGCAATCGATCTGGATTACGATGGTCTCATGCTCGAAACACACGTAGATCCGGACAACGCATGGAGCGACGCCAAACAACAGGTAACTCCTTCCAAACTGGCTGAACTGCTCGATGGCATCGTTTGGAGAAGAGAACATACAGATAAAAAAGACTTCAATACCGCTCTGGAAAAACTGCGCGCTCAGATCAACCAGGTAGACGATGAAATCATGCTGTTGCTGGGCAACCGTATGAAAATCGCCGAAAAAATCGGTATGTACAAAAAGGAAAACAACATCACCATCCTGCAAACTAACCGCTGGAATGAGATCCTGGACCGCAACATCGCAAAAGGTGAAAAACTGGGTCTGACCAAAGAATTCATCCTGAAATATTTCGATGCTGTGCACCTGGAATCCATCAACCGCCAGAACAGGGTGATGAACGAAGAAAAATAA
- the aroB gene encoding 3-dehydroquinate synthase, which translates to MKKLTNNFQQQATTYLMGESLLQLGNHVDRNRSVLVIDENVERLHGHHLHDWKKIVVPAGEEVKNMATVEKVIDGLIAHEADRKTTLVGIGGGMITDVAGFAASIYMRGIPFGFVPSTLLAQVDASIGGKNGVSHGKHKNLLGTIRQPEFILFDYALPLTMPDAEWHNGFAEIIKYACIMDAGLFDYLEVNREKALARDVAVLEYLVEKSVEAKTKVVLEDEFETGPRRWLNFGHTLGHAVEKLEHMDHGKAVAIGMVAAARFSEKLMDFPNEQTLRLIELISAYQLPVAFTSDKEAVFDIFKLDKKREKDAIHFVLLEKIGKATTMPVPIADLKLLLQEL; encoded by the coding sequence ATGAAAAAGCTTACCAATAACTTTCAGCAGCAGGCCACTACCTATCTCATGGGCGAGAGCCTGCTGCAGTTGGGAAACCATGTAGACCGCAACCGGTCAGTACTGGTGATAGATGAAAATGTGGAAAGACTGCATGGTCATCACTTGCACGACTGGAAAAAAATTGTGGTGCCCGCAGGCGAAGAAGTGAAAAACATGGCTACTGTGGAAAAGGTCATCGACGGACTGATTGCCCATGAGGCAGACCGTAAGACCACCCTGGTAGGCATCGGCGGCGGCATGATCACCGACGTGGCCGGCTTCGCTGCCAGCATCTACATGAGGGGCATCCCCTTCGGGTTCGTGCCCTCCACCTTACTGGCACAGGTAGATGCCTCTATCGGCGGTAAAAACGGCGTAAGTCATGGTAAACATAAAAACCTGCTCGGCACTATCCGCCAGCCGGAATTTATCCTCTTTGACTATGCACTGCCGCTGACCATGCCCGATGCGGAATGGCACAATGGCTTCGCGGAAATCATCAAATATGCCTGCATCATGGATGCCGGACTGTTTGACTATCTCGAAGTGAACCGCGAAAAGGCACTCGCCAGAGATGTGGCAGTACTTGAATACCTCGTGGAGAAATCAGTAGAGGCTAAAACCAAAGTGGTGCTGGAAGATGAGTTTGAGACAGGCCCACGCCGCTGGCTCAACTTCGGGCATACCCTCGGACATGCGGTTGAAAAGCTGGAACATATGGACCATGGTAAAGCAGTGGCTATCGGCATGGTAGCAGCTGCGCGCTTTTCTGAAAAACTGATGGATTTCCCCAACGAACAAACCCTGCGGCTGATAGAGCTCATCAGCGCTTACCAGCTGCCAGTGGCGTTTACTTCTGATAAAGAAGCTGTGTTTGACATCTTCAAGCTGGACAAAAAGCGGGAAAAAGACGCCATCCATTTTGTACTGCTGGAGAAAATAGGTAAGGCTACTACCATGCCTGTTCCTATTGCAGACCTGAAACTGCTGCTGCAGGAGTTGTAA